In Pseudomonadota bacterium, a single window of DNA contains:
- a CDS encoding FAD-dependent oxidoreductase translates to MTGPQQAIDCLIVGAGPAGLAAALEASRQGLSAEVYEAARPGGQALAANLVENFPGFPGGIAGRELMKSWVEHVDARGIRIVLDRVESLAKDDGLFVAAAGRREARARTAIVAVGLVPKSLSIPGERELTGRRLFSYVDPTTLVHSDKRVAIIGGGDVAFDMALGFANRAKSVMIVMRGGSPKCARPLLERAVDADIEIVSGHEVMSLSEDSYGAKMALSCGAESRQIEADIIVSCIGKEPMVDFLDRSIARGAPGLFIAGDLRHGRQCHISMAAGDGTAAVLAAAEYLKTVTRD, encoded by the coding sequence GTGACCGGACCTCAACAGGCGATCGACTGCCTGATAGTTGGCGCCGGCCCTGCGGGGCTCGCGGCGGCCCTCGAGGCGTCGAGGCAGGGGCTGTCGGCGGAGGTCTACGAGGCTGCGCGCCCCGGCGGCCAGGCCCTGGCCGCGAACCTCGTCGAGAACTTCCCCGGATTCCCCGGCGGCATCGCCGGCAGGGAGCTGATGAAGAGTTGGGTCGAGCACGTCGACGCCCGCGGGATCCGGATCGTCCTCGACCGCGTGGAGAGCCTGGCGAAAGACGACGGCCTCTTCGTAGCCGCAGCGGGCAGGCGCGAGGCCCGCGCCAGGACCGCGATCGTGGCTGTGGGGCTGGTCCCCAAGAGCCTCAGCATCCCGGGCGAGCGCGAGCTCACCGGCCGCAGGCTCTTCTCCTACGTGGACCCGACCACCCTCGTGCACTCGGACAAGCGGGTCGCGATAATCGGCGGCGGAGACGTGGCCTTCGACATGGCGCTGGGCTTCGCCAACAGAGCGAAATCGGTGATGATCGTGATGCGCGGAGGCTCGCCGAAGTGCGCCCGCCCCCTGCTGGAGCGCGCGGTCGACGCCGACATCGAAATCGTGTCGGGCCACGAGGTGATGTCCCTCTCCGAGGACAGCTACGGCGCGAAGATGGCCCTGTCCTGCGGCGCCGAGTCGAGGCAGATCGAGGCGGACATCATAGTGAGCTGCATAGGAAAGGAACCGATGGTGGATTTTCTGGACCGCTCCATCGCCAGGGGCGCCCCCGGCCTCTTCATAGCGGGCGATCTGAGGCACGGCAGGCAGTGCCACATATCGATGGCGGCGGGAGACGGCACCGCCGCAGTGCTCGCCGCAGCGGAATATTTGAAAACCGTGACTCGTGACTAG
- a CDS encoding radical SAM protein: MEIISRQGDPNLAEVFVARFRDDAKLLAEFVDARDPERDPGYKWVIVVSSQFGCPIGCPMCDAGGDYRGDLTKEEILAQIDAVVARHPAARLRDAAKFKVQFARMGEPALNPAVLDALEVLPSRYLAPGLIPCIATMAPANAGEWFERLLAIRHGMYADGEFQLQISLNSTDGAARDRLMPWPKMSFASIAEYARQFHEAGTRKVALNFALTEGVPVDPGAIAGHFDPASACVKITPLNPTARSAETGLATALPPHAPEEAEKLCDELGRLGFDVILSIGDVRENEIGSNCGMAVRKLRDS, translated from the coding sequence ATGGAAATCATATCAAGACAGGGAGATCCTAATCTCGCCGAGGTTTTCGTCGCGCGCTTCCGCGACGACGCGAAGCTTCTGGCGGAGTTCGTGGACGCGCGCGATCCGGAGCGTGACCCGGGCTACAAGTGGGTCATCGTCGTCTCGTCTCAGTTCGGCTGCCCGATCGGCTGCCCCATGTGCGACGCCGGCGGCGACTACAGGGGGGATCTGACGAAGGAGGAGATCCTCGCGCAGATCGATGCGGTGGTGGCGCGGCACCCTGCGGCAAGGCTCAGGGACGCGGCCAAGTTCAAGGTCCAGTTCGCGCGCATGGGGGAGCCGGCGCTGAACCCGGCGGTCCTCGACGCGCTGGAGGTGCTGCCGTCGCGCTATTTAGCCCCTGGCCTCATACCCTGCATAGCCACCATGGCGCCGGCGAACGCAGGGGAGTGGTTCGAGCGGCTGCTCGCGATAAGGCACGGGATGTACGCAGATGGCGAGTTTCAGCTCCAGATCTCCCTCAACTCCACCGACGGCGCGGCGCGCGACCGGCTCATGCCCTGGCCCAAGATGTCGTTCGCGAGCATCGCGGAGTACGCGCGGCAATTCCACGAGGCAGGAACCCGCAAGGTCGCGCTCAACTTCGCCCTGACCGAGGGGGTGCCGGTGGACCCGGGTGCGATAGCGGGGCACTTCGACCCTGCCTCCGCATGCGTGAAGATAACTCCGCTCAACCCCACCGCCCGCTCCGCCGAGACCGGGCTGGCCACAGCGCTCCCCCCTCATGCCCCCGAGGAGGCGGAAAAGCTGTGCGACGAGCTGGGCCGCCTGGGCTTCGACGTGATCCTCTCCATAGGAGACGTCCGCGAGAACGAGATCGGCTCGAACTGCGGGATGGCGGTGAGGAAACTCCGTGACTCGTGA
- a CDS encoding amidohydrolase family protein — protein sequence MEIIGASFALPMTNGGPVVKDGAIAVELGRIHAFGTREDLTGRYPDAQLKEFPDGILMPGLVSGHCHLDLVSLYNPVFASSDDSIAEEPTDFVSMLTDQIDFRHDAKPDQVIEGIQRGITRLIETGVTCAGDMTNFEGTFKLLRETGLRAVVFPEVLAGRGEAAQQKFEVALALIEKYTDATHDRIRVGLGPYAPYLLSRNLLRIISRHARDASIPVMIHAAESFAEMEFFFDSQGPIANEIWPALGWSELPPAQRKTPVAYLADIGFFEAPTTIVGGLQLSAKDFPLLARHLVRVVWCPSMNRLMKHGQFPYSKLSDHGIPIGIGTETWVGQLGFNMWEEMRLATTEGANPPPTPTEVLRMATVGGARALGLDHLIGTLEDGKKADFIVVNAPRWAEGEPPERLYNKLVAETEPQHVRFVAVGGGILKST from the coding sequence ATGGAAATAATTGGAGCTTCTTTTGCCCTCCCCATGACCAACGGCGGGCCCGTGGTGAAGGACGGCGCCATAGCGGTGGAGCTGGGGCGGATCCACGCATTCGGCACGAGGGAAGATCTCACCGGGAGATATCCTGACGCACAGCTGAAGGAGTTCCCGGACGGCATACTCATGCCCGGCCTCGTCTCCGGCCACTGCCACCTCGACCTGGTCTCCCTCTACAACCCGGTCTTCGCTTCGAGCGACGATTCCATAGCGGAGGAGCCCACCGACTTCGTATCCATGCTCACCGACCAGATCGACTTCCGGCACGACGCGAAGCCGGACCAGGTGATCGAGGGGATCCAGCGCGGCATAACGAGGCTCATCGAGACCGGCGTCACCTGCGCCGGCGACATGACCAATTTCGAGGGCACCTTCAAGCTCCTGCGCGAGACCGGGCTGCGCGCCGTGGTCTTCCCGGAGGTGCTCGCCGGCCGCGGCGAGGCCGCCCAGCAGAAGTTCGAGGTGGCGCTCGCGCTCATCGAGAAGTACACCGACGCGACGCACGACCGCATAAGAGTGGGCCTCGGCCCCTACGCGCCTTACCTGCTCTCCCGCAACCTGCTCAGGATAATCAGCCGTCACGCGCGCGACGCGTCGATACCGGTGATGATCCACGCGGCAGAGTCGTTCGCGGAGATGGAGTTCTTCTTCGACTCGCAGGGGCCGATCGCGAACGAGATATGGCCCGCGCTCGGCTGGAGCGAGCTCCCGCCCGCGCAGCGCAAGACGCCGGTCGCGTACCTGGCCGACATAGGCTTCTTCGAGGCGCCCACCACGATAGTCGGAGGCCTGCAGCTGTCGGCAAAGGATTTCCCGCTGCTCGCCAGGCACCTCGTCCGCGTGGTATGGTGCCCCTCCATGAACAGGCTCATGAAGCACGGCCAGTTCCCCTACTCAAAGCTCTCCGATCACGGCATCCCCATCGGCATAGGCACAGAGACGTGGGTGGGGCAGCTGGGCTTCAACATGTGGGAGGAGATGAGGCTGGCCACCACCGAGGGGGCTAACCCGCCGCCCACGCCAACGGAGGTGCTGCGCATGGCCACCGTAGGCGGGGCGAGGGCCCTGGGGCTCGACCACCTCATCGGGACGCTCGAGGATGGCAAGAAGGCGGACTTCATCGTGGTCAACGCGCCCAGATGGGCCGAGGGCGAGCCGCCGGAGCGCCTCTACAACAAGCTCGTCGCCGAGACCGAGCCGCAGCACGTCCGCTTCGTCGCGGTGGGCGGCGGCATACTCAAATCGACCTGA